In Kogia breviceps isolate mKogBre1 chromosome 7, mKogBre1 haplotype 1, whole genome shotgun sequence, a single window of DNA contains:
- the ASCL2 gene encoding achaete-scute homolog 2: protein MDSGALPRPAPPAPGVSGCCAARRRPESPELLRCSRRRRPGAAETGSGAAAVARRNERERNRVKLVNLGFQALRQHVPQGGASKKLSKVETLRSAVEYIRALQRLLAEHDAVRAALARGLLAPAARHPLPRGPPGAAAASPSCALSSPGREHSSEPGSPRSAYSSDDSACEGALSPAERELLDFSSWLGGY, encoded by the coding sequence ATGGACAGCGGCGCGCTGCCCCGGCCCGCGCCCCCTGCGCCTGGTGTCTCGGGCTGCTGCGCCGCTCGGCGGCGGCCGGAGTCCCCAGAGCTGTTGCGCTGCagccggcggcggcggcccggcgCGGCAGAGACCGGGAGTGGAGCGGCGGCCGTGGCGCGACGGAACGAGCGGGAGCGCAATCGAGTGAAGCTGGTGAACTTAGGATTCCAGGCGCTGCGGCAGCACGTGCCTCAGGGCGGCGCCAGCAAGAAGCTGAGCAAGGTGGAGACGCTGCGCTCGGCGGTGGAGTACATTCGCGCGCTGCAGCGCCTGCTGGCCGAGCACGATGCCGTGCGCGCCGCGCTGGCCCGGGGGCTGCTGGCGCCAGCCGCGCGCCACCCACTGCCCCGCGGGCCACCCGGGGCCGCCGCCGCCTCGCCCTCCTGCGCCTTGTCGTCCCCGGGCCGCGAGCACAGCTCGGAGCCCGGGTCCCCGCGCTCCGCCTACTCGTCGGACGACAGCGCCTGTGAGGGCGCGCTGAGCCCCGCGGAGCGCGAGCTTCTAGATTTCTCCAGCTGGTTAGGGGGCTACTGA